Proteins from a genomic interval of Zingiber officinale cultivar Zhangliang chromosome 1B, Zo_v1.1, whole genome shotgun sequence:
- the LOC122038498 gene encoding classical arabinogalactan protein 5-like — protein sequence MPHCFRAVYGMLLFASVGCLLFLLFQASQAMDFPELPAFPAPAPTSGADFVVSPTSRTPPASGPAPAPRVDSRPLEPKEKSAPASLIPFISSSPAVPLPVGETDTATILTFPTQGSDNRAVGASSSCDAVRVSSLLIVLASALLSTRAVSFL from the exons ATGCCGCACTGCTTTCGCGCAGTCTACGGCATGTTGCTCTTTGCCAGCGTCGGctgccttctcttcctcctctttcaaGCCTCTCAAGCCATGGACTTCCCGGAACTCCCTGCGTTCCCTGCTCCGGCGCCCACTTCCGGAGCCGACTTCGTGGTCTCGCCGACATCAAGAACTCCGCCTGCCTCCGGTCCTGCGCCGGCGCCGCGGGTGGACTCGAGGCCTCTGGAGCCCAAGGAAAAATCGGCTCCGGCAAGCTTGATCCCGTTCATCAGCAGCAGTCCAGCTGTACCGCTCCCGGTGGGAGAGACCGACACGGCCACCATCCTGACATTTCCGACGCAGGGGTCGGACAACCGG GCGGTGGGTGCGTCGTCGTCGTGCGACGCGGTGCGCGTGTCGTCGCTGCTCATCGTGCTCGCCTCTGCTTTGCTCTCGACTCGTGCTGTTTCTTTTCTTTGA